One stretch of Robbsia betulipollinis DNA includes these proteins:
- a CDS encoding carbon-nitrogen hydrolase family protein has protein sequence MTLVTALPQDRASTATPAPFRVAALQMVSAPDLQRNLDDARALIAEAAAAGAGLALLPEYFCYMGRRDTDKVALAESGGDAAHGVIQRTLSQAAREHRIWIIGGTLPVRSDDPARVLNTTFVYGPDGVQAGRYDKIHLFNFVKGEDAFDEARTIAPGRAVSAFDAPFGRVGLSICYDLRFPELYRALGDCALIVVPSAFTYTTGQAHWEILLRARAIENQCYVLAAAQGGEHPTGRRTWGHSMLIDPWGDIVAVRDTGPGIVTGLIEPQRIADVRQSLPAWRHRVLTG, from the coding sequence ATGACCCTCGTCACCGCCTTGCCGCAAGACCGCGCCTCCACCGCGACGCCCGCGCCCTTCCGGGTTGCGGCATTGCAGATGGTCAGCGCGCCCGACCTGCAACGCAACCTGGACGATGCCCGCGCGTTGATCGCCGAGGCCGCCGCCGCGGGCGCGGGCCTCGCGCTGCTGCCCGAGTATTTCTGCTACATGGGGCGGCGCGACACCGACAAGGTCGCGCTCGCGGAGTCCGGCGGGGATGCCGCGCACGGCGTGATCCAGCGCACGTTGTCGCAGGCGGCGCGCGAACACCGCATCTGGATCATCGGCGGCACGCTGCCGGTGCGCAGCGACGACCCCGCGCGGGTGCTGAACACCACCTTCGTCTACGGCCCGGACGGCGTCCAGGCGGGGCGTTACGACAAGATCCATCTGTTCAATTTCGTCAAGGGCGAGGATGCGTTCGACGAAGCGCGCACGATCGCGCCGGGACGCGCCGTCAGCGCCTTCGACGCGCCGTTCGGCCGGGTCGGTCTGTCGATCTGCTATGACCTGCGCTTTCCCGAGCTGTACCGGGCGCTGGGCGACTGCGCGTTGATCGTGGTGCCTTCGGCCTTCACCTACACGACCGGCCAGGCGCATTGGGAAATCCTGCTGCGCGCCCGTGCGATCGAGAACCAGTGCTACGTGCTGGCCGCGGCGCAAGGGGGCGAACACCCGACCGGGCGGCGTACCTGGGGTCACAGCATGCTGATCGACCCCTGGGGCGACATCGTCGCGGTGCGCGACACCGGCCCCGGCATCGTCACCGGGCTGATCGAACCGCAGCGCATCGCCGACGTCCGGCAAAGCCTGCCGGCATGGCGGCACCGGGTGCTGACCGGCTGA
- a CDS encoding DUF3971 domain-containing protein, which yields MPDRRAPSDPVDSSRSPPSATEHALKRVLRCLLGVAFVLYFGVGAIVLALRYGVLPHIDALRPRIEAAASKALHAPVRIGRLDARWQSLSPEIIVSDLQIQGADGRPALQVASARAVPAWRSLLHLKPIFTLLEIDGADLLATRGRDGRIAVAGVMLGKHGGNPYGFTNWLLAQQAIILRHTALHWRDQTRDAPELTLRDLRLALLNDGHAHRLGAQGAFADPALGTLDLRAQFRHALLAGTLDNLLEGRAGAIGNPKNWTGTVYLNSSTLDLVKVGRYLSLPIAATDGRMQTRAWLHFTDGRPDQVRGALQGQDLALQVRPRLPALSMPRIAMHFSATERDETYSMSVRDVSFDIADQPALADGTPVTRMLDIARFDGTFRPARVGRGERISLSGDVVDIGLLADFSRALPLPMRLKRNLDRFDPHGVLTDYRAAWERQAPANAAAVHDARVQGNQPLLRYALHAGLDGVSLAAQPEAPGRNAAGHPHIGVPGFHNLRGAIDANQDGGRLTLASRDAGLTIRGLFDAPTLNFDTLDGEARWTLTAGGGQPRLDARLTSLRFANADAAGRLQARFQADLHRAATGRLDLSGQLDRAAVPSIPRYLPTSIGAALRGYLAHAFLAGDARQARFDIHGRLPDLPYPHGPDLDGTPHEASVFRISAPFAHGKVDLSPHPAIFLANGDEERWPAFDDVAGRFFVDGRRLGFDVTDGHYQGVRVNALAGRIADLGDTTRDLLIDGTTAGPLDDYLHYVNASPLGYWSGRAAENLHAQGRAALKLHLAVPRRRAAVTAAGATATDSTATDATATGATATASPGPVRVVAHPPAAIAPAAPAAPAAPAAPAAPAVPAAPPRIASTHKNGIHVAGTLRFDQDTLVRDGLPPLDALVGDVAFTEHTLHTNGVHAQLLGGDIAVSGDLRGDGSVDARIGGRVAPQAALAQIGAGSGGMNGAASHLSPAIAAILRRLSGTTGYQGELHRVGHGAPTFHVASDLVGLGIDLPAPLGKTAQTPMPVSLDWRTLLQDDGTLPPAADTTAMLGGPAVLPSFRAFPRNARAATLPTPLPAPLQRIDLIAGAVRASYLRRSGSAPEVLAGAIAVNRPVAMPRHGVTAAVTLQGFDADAWRAVAGTLGTTASTTAVPPGASLAAPAPSVPSVPTPFATEDGATRAADAPANADTRPPATFSFAAPGHAPERASRFHTGGATPSGGMAQWLPSRFDIDIGALTLLTRHWNDVVITGNRNPMRGWEAQIDSQQIVGAAEWQPQGGGAIHARFSKLTVPAADPALAQAAAASAASAASATDAAATPPGQPIRHFPAIDLVADDVVVDNRRLGKLELLAHNLEAGGAPVWTVDRFALGSPAAQLLATGNWRTTAESRNAALPQSATDVAFHLTVHDGGALLGQLGMPNLLRGGAGTAEGSVRWQGTPTRIDAHTLEGKLALDFKRGQILKVNQGAARLLGVINLQGLARFMQLDFRGIFGKGLAFDRIDGTGQIARGVVTVGDGRLTTLPADVMLDGTADIPDRRLDLHVTAVPNLNAGSASIAAAVVNPVLGLSSLVAQLALSGPLSRSLTRHYAVTGSWSAPHVQRTDPNRGNMPAKTALAPD from the coding sequence ATGCCCGATCGCCGCGCGCCTTCCGATCCTGTCGATTCCAGCAGAAGTCCGCCGTCCGCGACCGAACACGCGCTCAAACGGGTGCTGCGCTGCCTGCTGGGCGTCGCCTTCGTCCTCTACTTCGGGGTGGGCGCGATCGTCCTCGCGCTGCGCTACGGTGTCCTGCCGCATATCGACGCCTTGCGCCCGCGCATCGAGGCGGCGGCCAGCAAGGCGCTGCACGCGCCGGTGCGCATAGGCCGGCTCGACGCGCGCTGGCAATCGCTATCGCCGGAAATCATCGTCTCGGACCTGCAGATCCAGGGCGCCGACGGCCGGCCGGCGCTGCAGGTCGCCTCCGCGCGCGCGGTTCCCGCCTGGCGTTCCCTGCTGCACCTGAAGCCGATTTTCACCCTTCTCGAGATCGACGGCGCCGACCTGCTCGCCACGCGCGGGCGCGACGGCCGCATCGCGGTCGCCGGCGTCATGCTCGGCAAGCATGGCGGCAATCCCTACGGCTTCACGAACTGGCTGCTCGCCCAGCAGGCGATCATCCTGCGCCACACGGCGCTGCACTGGCGCGACCAGACGCGCGACGCGCCGGAACTGACGCTGCGCGACCTGCGTCTCGCGCTCCTCAACGACGGGCACGCGCACCGCCTCGGCGCGCAGGGCGCGTTCGCGGATCCCGCGCTCGGCACGCTCGACCTGCGCGCGCAGTTCCGTCATGCGTTGCTGGCCGGCACGCTCGACAACCTGCTCGAGGGGCGCGCCGGCGCCATCGGCAATCCGAAAAACTGGACCGGCACCGTCTATCTGAACAGCTCGACGCTCGATCTCGTCAAGGTCGGCCGCTATCTGTCGTTGCCGATCGCTGCGACCGACGGGCGGATGCAGACCCGCGCCTGGCTGCATTTCACCGACGGCCGCCCCGACCAGGTGCGCGGCGCGCTGCAGGGGCAGGACCTGGCACTCCAGGTACGGCCGCGCCTGCCGGCGCTGTCGATGCCGCGCATTGCGATGCATTTCTCGGCAACCGAGCGCGACGAGACGTATTCCATGTCGGTGCGCGATGTGTCGTTCGACATCGCCGATCAGCCGGCTCTCGCCGACGGCACGCCGGTCACGCGGATGCTGGACATCGCGCGTTTCGACGGCACGTTCAGGCCGGCGCGCGTGGGCCGCGGCGAGCGGATCAGCCTGTCCGGCGACGTCGTCGACATCGGGCTGCTCGCGGATTTCAGCCGTGCCCTGCCGTTGCCCATGCGGTTGAAGCGCAATCTCGACCGCTTCGACCCGCACGGCGTGCTGACCGACTACCGCGCGGCATGGGAGCGGCAGGCGCCCGCCAACGCAGCCGCCGTCCACGACGCCCGGGTGCAGGGCAACCAACCGCTGCTGCGCTATGCGCTCCACGCGGGTCTGGACGGCGTCAGCCTCGCGGCGCAACCCGAGGCGCCCGGACGCAACGCGGCCGGTCATCCGCACATCGGCGTGCCGGGATTTCACAATCTGCGTGGGGCGATCGATGCCAACCAGGACGGCGGCCGGTTGACACTGGCCTCGCGCGACGCCGGTCTCACGATCCGGGGACTGTTCGACGCGCCGACCCTCAACTTCGACACGCTCGACGGCGAAGCCCGCTGGACCTTGACCGCCGGCGGGGGGCAGCCGCGCCTCGACGCGCGGCTCACGTCGCTGCGTTTCGCCAACGCGGACGCGGCCGGACGGCTGCAGGCCCGTTTCCAGGCGGATCTGCATCGCGCGGCGACGGGACGGCTCGACCTGAGCGGTCAGCTCGACCGGGCCGCCGTGCCATCGATCCCGCGCTACCTGCCGACGTCGATCGGCGCCGCGCTGCGTGGCTACCTCGCGCACGCCTTTCTTGCCGGCGACGCCCGTCAGGCGCGCTTCGACATCCACGGCCGCCTGCCGGATCTGCCCTACCCCCATGGCCCCGATCTCGACGGCACGCCGCACGAGGCGAGCGTGTTTCGCATCAGCGCCCCGTTCGCGCACGGCAAGGTGGATCTATCGCCGCATCCGGCCATCTTCCTCGCCAATGGCGACGAGGAACGCTGGCCCGCCTTCGACGATGTCGCCGGACGGTTTTTCGTCGATGGCCGCCGGCTGGGTTTCGACGTCACGGACGGCCATTACCAGGGCGTGCGGGTCAACGCCCTCGCCGGCCGCATCGCCGATCTCGGCGACACGACGCGCGATCTGCTCATCGACGGCACGACCGCGGGCCCGCTGGACGATTATCTGCATTACGTGAACGCGAGCCCCCTCGGCTACTGGAGCGGCCGGGCCGCCGAGAACCTGCATGCGCAGGGCCGGGCAGCGCTGAAACTGCACCTCGCGGTGCCGCGCCGCCGCGCCGCCGTCACTGCGGCTGGCGCCACCGCGACTGACTCCACCGCGACTGACGCCACCGCGACTGGCGCCACCGCGACTGCCAGTCCCGGACCGGTACGCGTCGTCGCCCATCCGCCCGCCGCGATCGCACCGGCCGCACCGGCCGCACCGGCCGCACCGGCGGCCCCGGCCGCACCGGCCGTACCGGCCGCCCCGCCGCGCATAGCGTCGACGCACAAGAACGGCATCCACGTCGCGGGCACGCTGCGCTTCGATCAGGACACCCTCGTGCGCGACGGCCTGCCGCCGCTCGACGCGCTCGTCGGCGACGTGGCGTTCACCGAACATACGCTCCACACGAACGGGGTGCACGCGCAGTTGCTGGGCGGCGACATCGCCGTGAGCGGCGACCTGCGCGGCGATGGCAGCGTCGACGCCCGCATCGGCGGTCGCGTCGCGCCGCAGGCCGCGCTTGCGCAGATCGGCGCAGGGAGCGGCGGCATGAACGGCGCCGCCAGCCATCTCAGTCCCGCCATCGCCGCGATCCTGCGCCGGTTGTCGGGCACGACCGGCTACCAGGGCGAACTGCACCGCGTCGGCCATGGCGCGCCGACCTTTCACGTCGCCTCGGATCTGGTGGGTCTGGGCATCGATCTCCCCGCGCCGCTGGGCAAAACGGCGCAGACGCCGATGCCGGTTTCGCTGGACTGGCGCACCCTTCTCCAGGACGACGGCACGCTGCCGCCTGCCGCGGACACCACCGCGATGCTCGGTGGCCCGGCGGTGTTGCCGTCGTTCAGGGCCTTCCCACGTAACGCGCGCGCCGCGACGCTGCCCACACCGCTGCCCGCACCGCTGCAACGCATCGATCTGATCGCCGGTGCGGTACGCGCTTCCTATCTGCGGCGCAGCGGCAGCGCGCCCGAGGTGCTCGCGGGCGCGATCGCCGTCAACCGGCCCGTGGCGATGCCGCGGCACGGCGTGACGGCCGCGGTCACGCTCCAGGGCTTCGATGCCGACGCCTGGCGCGCCGTGGCGGGCACCCTCGGCACCACGGCGTCGACAACCGCCGTTCCCCCCGGGGCGTCCCTCGCTGCCCCGGCCCCGTCCGTCCCGTCGGTACCGACGCCCTTCGCCACCGAGGACGGTGCGACGCGTGCCGCCGATGCGCCCGCGAACGCGGACACGCGCCCCCCCGCGACCTTCTCCTTCGCAGCGCCGGGACACGCGCCCGAACGCGCGTCCCGCTTCCATACGGGCGGCGCGACCCCGTCAGGCGGGATGGCCCAATGGCTGCCGAGCCGCTTCGATATCGACATCGGCGCGCTGACGCTGCTCACGCGCCACTGGAACGACGTGGTCATCACCGGCAACCGCAATCCGATGCGGGGCTGGGAAGCGCAAATCGATTCGCAGCAGATCGTGGGCGCCGCCGAGTGGCAGCCGCAGGGCGGCGGCGCGATCCACGCCCGTTTCTCGAAGCTGACGGTGCCGGCCGCGGATCCCGCATTGGCGCAGGCTGCCGCTGCATCGGCGGCATCGGCGGCATCGGCCACCGATGCAGCGGCGACGCCTCCGGGCCAGCCGATTCGCCACTTTCCGGCGATCGATCTGGTCGCCGACGACGTCGTGGTCGACAACCGCCGTCTGGGCAAGCTGGAACTGCTCGCGCACAACCTCGAGGCGGGGGGCGCGCCCGTCTGGACCGTCGACCGCTTCGCGCTCGGTTCGCCCGCGGCGCAACTGCTCGCCACCGGCAACTGGCGCACCACCGCCGAGAGCCGGAACGCCGCGTTGCCCCAATCCGCCACCGATGTCGCGTTTCATCTGACGGTGCACGACGGCGGCGCCCTCCTCGGCCAGCTCGGCATGCCGAACCTGCTGCGCGGCGGCGCGGGCACGGCGGAGGGCTCGGTTCGCTGGCAGGGTACGCCGACCCGTATCGATGCGCATACGCTGGAGGGCAAGCTCGCGCTCGACTTCAAACGCGGGCAGATCCTGAAGGTGAATCAGGGCGCGGCGCGCCTGCTGGGCGTCATCAACCTGCAAGGTCTCGCGCGCTTCATGCAGCTCGACTTCAGGGGCATCTTCGGCAAGGGCCTGGCCTTCGACCGGATCGACGGCACCGGCCAGATCGCCCGCGGCGTCGTCACCGTCGGCGATGGCCGGCTGACGACGCTGCCGGCGGACGTCATGCTCGACGGCACGGCCGACATTCCCGACAGACGGCTGGATCTGCATGTCACCGCCGTGCCCAATCTGAACGCGGGATCGGCATCGATCGCCGCGGCGGTGGTCAACCCCGTGCTGGGTCTGAGCAGTCTCGTGGCGCAACTCGCCCTGAGCGGACCGCTGTCGCGCAGCCTGACGCGGCACTATGCGGTCACCGGTTCGTGGTCCGCGCCACACGTCCAACGCACCGACCCCAATCGCGGTAACATGCCTGCAAAGACAGCGCTTGCGCCGGACTGA
- the tldD gene encoding metalloprotease TldD: MNLIEPAIQSLAIAKDALLTPHGLDEGLLIKTLGAIFQERVDYADLYFQTTRSEAWSLEEGIVKSGSFSIDQGVGVRAIAGDRTAFAYSDDLTPEALRQAAEATRVIGAHGGSGRVKVPGTRGAKAAKRIVPATALRGVSGRDLYLPRDPLDSLDATEKVKLLERVEKMARARDPRIKQVMAGLAGEYDIVMVARSDGVMAADIRPLVRVSVTVIAEQDGRREIGSGGGGGRYDYHYFSDELLSSYVDDAIRAALVNLEARPAPAGNMSVVLGPGWPGVLLHEAIGHGLEGDFNRKGSSAFAGKIGERVAAKGVTVVDDGTIPNRRGSLNIDDEGNPTQCTTLIEDGILKGYIQDSMNARLMGMPVTGNARRESYAALPMPRMTNTYMLNGDREPAEIIASVKKGLYAVNFGGGQVDITNGKFVFSASEAYMIEDGKVTYPVKGATLIGSGPESLKYVSMIGNDMALDRGVGVCGKDGQSVPVGVGQPTLRIDRMTVGGTA; encoded by the coding sequence ATGAATCTCATTGAACCCGCGATCCAGTCCCTGGCGATCGCCAAGGACGCCCTGCTGACGCCGCACGGCCTCGACGAAGGCTTGCTGATCAAGACGCTCGGCGCCATTTTCCAGGAACGCGTGGACTACGCGGATCTGTACTTCCAGACCACCCGCAGCGAAGCGTGGAGTCTGGAGGAAGGCATCGTCAAATCCGGCTCGTTCAGCATCGATCAGGGCGTGGGCGTGCGTGCGATCGCCGGCGACCGCACCGCGTTCGCGTATTCGGACGACCTCACGCCCGAGGCGTTGCGCCAAGCGGCCGAAGCCACGCGCGTGATCGGCGCGCACGGCGGCAGCGGCCGCGTGAAAGTGCCCGGCACCCGCGGCGCGAAGGCTGCCAAGCGCATCGTTCCGGCAACCGCGCTGCGCGGCGTGTCGGGGCGCGACCTGTACCTGCCGCGCGACCCGCTCGATTCGCTCGACGCTACCGAGAAGGTCAAGCTGCTCGAACGGGTCGAGAAGATGGCCCGCGCGCGCGACCCGCGCATCAAGCAGGTGATGGCCGGTCTGGCCGGCGAATACGACATCGTCATGGTGGCGCGCAGCGACGGCGTGATGGCCGCCGACATCCGGCCGCTGGTGCGCGTCTCGGTCACCGTGATCGCCGAGCAGGACGGCCGCCGCGAGATCGGCAGCGGCGGCGGCGGCGGGCGCTACGACTACCACTACTTCAGCGACGAACTGCTGTCGTCGTACGTCGACGACGCGATCCGCGCGGCGCTGGTGAACCTCGAGGCGCGCCCCGCCCCGGCCGGCAATATGAGCGTCGTGCTCGGCCCGGGCTGGCCCGGCGTGCTCCTGCACGAGGCGATCGGCCATGGTCTGGAAGGCGATTTCAACCGCAAGGGTTCGTCCGCCTTCGCCGGCAAGATCGGCGAGCGCGTGGCCGCCAAGGGCGTGACGGTCGTCGACGACGGCACCATCCCGAACCGGCGCGGCTCGCTCAATATCGACGACGAGGGCAATCCGACCCAGTGCACGACGCTGATCGAGGATGGCATCCTCAAAGGCTATATCCAGGATTCGATGAACGCGCGTCTGATGGGCATGCCGGTGACCGGCAATGCGCGTCGCGAATCGTATGCCGCGCTGCCGATGCCGCGCATGACCAACACCTACATGCTCAATGGCGATCGTGAACCGGCGGAGATCATCGCATCGGTGAAGAAAGGCCTGTATGCGGTCAATTTCGGCGGTGGCCAGGTGGATATCACGAACGGCAAGTTCGTGTTCTCGGCGTCCGAGGCGTACATGATCGAGGACGGCAAGGTGACCTATCCGGTAAAGGGCGCGACGCTGATCGGCAGCGGCCCGGAATCGTTGAAATACGTCAGCATGATCGGCAACGACATGGCGCTCGATCGCGGCGTGGGCGTGTGCGGAAAGGACGGGCAAAGCGTGCCGGTAGGCGTGGGCCAGCCGACGCTGCGTATCGACAGGATGACCGTCGGCGGCACCGCTTGA
- the glnE gene encoding bifunctional [glutamate--ammonia ligase]-adenylyl-L-tyrosine phosphorylase/[glutamate--ammonia-ligase] adenylyltransferase — MAQANRFPGRPAEGGADGPAAHFADLLCAEYSRFAQRAFEARPDVRRFVVEAHRTPLTRQALEARFDAHLAVRLAASPAASAGDADTRHAALCAALRLLRTDVFCLLMARDLAGLAGLDEVTGTMSDLAEVTVGRALVSIERALSASFGVPQTASAGAAGSRLPLTLGVVGMGKLGGRELNVSSDIDLIFVYEEEGETAGGTRAAISNHDFFTRVARKLIGALAERTAEGYVFRVDMRLRPNGDSGPLVASLAMLEEYFYVQGREWERYAWIKGRLLPPEGGEAGDGDGGDAHRRLAAQLDALVRPFVYRRYLDFGVIDAIRSLHEQIGQEARRRASLRPELADDVKLGRGGIREIEFGAQVFQLVRGGQDAGLRVRPTLQVLARAAERGLIGAASVHALDTAYRFLRQLEHRLQYADDAQTHAMPVDPPARARLAASLGFADYAALHAALDAHRAVVEREFEGIFDKPDRQGDPDAAPAADRATAGAPAAAGSVAARLRQAEQAMRELWSDALFDPASSTALETVAAGLGYPGAVVARLRATRMSLRYVQMPLPSRARFDALVERALAAARAAGPDGPDAPVARLDALARLLDFLEKIGGRSAYVSLLTEYPAALQRVFSVLGNSQWAARYLITHPQLLDELLDDDAINAPFDWAAFTAGLRVRLAASDGVEQQMDQIRHAQHAEVFRILLRDLAGHLPVETISDRLSELADAVLGVTLETVWRALPNRPACDGDQPRFAIIAYGKLGGKELGYASDLDLIFLYDNPHASDDGAETYAKLARRLVSWLTTATGAGLLYDIDLRLRPNGSSGLLVTPLEAFRQYQLGSGVQANTAWVWEHQAITRARFCAGDARIGAAFETIRAAVIASVRAPDVLAAEIVAMRERSREGHPNRSALFDIKHDRGGMVDIEFIVQYLVLAHAAQHPVLVRNTGNISLLNACAALEIVTAAEAEAVGGAYRRYRALQHRLRLDGAAEARVPADGVARERQAVLAFWDRTFALPAARGTPGAAGTRSGPGAPPGD; from the coding sequence ATGGCCCAAGCAAATCGTTTCCCCGGGCGCCCCGCAGAGGGTGGCGCAGATGGCCCCGCCGCCCACTTCGCGGATCTGTTGTGCGCCGAGTATTCGCGTTTCGCGCAAAGGGCCTTCGAGGCGCGCCCCGACGTGCGCCGCTTCGTCGTCGAGGCGCATCGCACGCCGCTGACGCGACAGGCGCTGGAAGCCCGCTTCGATGCGCATCTCGCCGTGCGTCTCGCCGCATCGCCGGCCGCGTCGGCGGGCGACGCCGACACGCGCCATGCGGCGCTGTGCGCCGCGTTGCGCCTGCTGCGCACCGACGTGTTCTGTCTGCTGATGGCGCGCGATCTCGCCGGGCTGGCCGGACTCGACGAGGTCACCGGCACGATGAGCGATCTGGCCGAGGTGACGGTAGGCCGCGCGCTCGTGTCGATCGAGCGCGCCTTGAGCGCGAGTTTCGGCGTGCCGCAGACCGCGTCGGCGGGCGCGGCCGGCAGCCGGCTGCCGCTGACGCTGGGCGTCGTCGGCATGGGCAAGCTGGGCGGGCGCGAGCTGAACGTGTCCTCGGACATCGACCTGATCTTCGTCTACGAAGAAGAGGGCGAAACGGCCGGCGGAACGCGCGCGGCAATCTCGAATCACGACTTTTTCACGCGCGTCGCCCGCAAGCTGATCGGCGCGCTCGCCGAACGCACCGCCGAGGGCTACGTATTTCGCGTCGACATGCGGCTGCGGCCGAACGGCGACTCCGGGCCGCTGGTTGCCAGCCTCGCTATGCTGGAGGAATACTTCTACGTGCAGGGGCGTGAATGGGAACGCTACGCGTGGATCAAGGGGCGGCTGCTGCCGCCCGAGGGCGGCGAGGCCGGCGATGGCGATGGCGGCGACGCGCACCGCCGACTCGCGGCGCAGCTCGACGCGCTGGTCCGGCCGTTCGTCTATCGTCGGTATCTGGATTTCGGCGTGATCGATGCGATTCGTTCGCTGCACGAGCAGATCGGGCAGGAGGCGCGGCGGCGTGCATCGTTGCGTCCCGAACTCGCCGACGACGTCAAGCTCGGGCGCGGCGGCATCCGCGAGATCGAGTTTGGCGCCCAGGTCTTCCAGCTGGTGCGCGGTGGTCAGGATGCCGGGCTACGCGTGCGGCCGACCCTGCAGGTGCTGGCCCGGGCCGCCGAGCGCGGCCTGATCGGCGCGGCCAGCGTGCACGCGCTGGACACCGCCTACCGTTTCCTGCGTCAGCTGGAGCATCGTCTGCAGTACGCCGACGACGCGCAGACGCATGCGATGCCTGTCGACCCGCCGGCGCGCGCCCGGCTGGCCGCGTCCCTGGGTTTCGCCGACTACGCGGCGCTGCATGCGGCGCTGGATGCGCATCGCGCCGTCGTCGAGCGGGAATTCGAGGGTATCTTCGACAAGCCCGACAGGCAGGGCGACCCGGATGCCGCGCCGGCGGCGGACCGGGCAACGGCGGGTGCGCCGGCGGCGGCGGGCAGCGTGGCGGCGCGGCTGCGGCAGGCCGAACAGGCGATGCGCGAACTCTGGAGCGATGCGTTGTTCGATCCCGCGTCGTCGACCGCGCTCGAAACGGTGGCGGCGGGGCTCGGCTATCCGGGCGCGGTCGTCGCGCGCCTGCGCGCCACGCGCATGTCGCTGCGCTATGTGCAGATGCCGCTGCCCAGCCGCGCGCGTTTCGACGCGCTGGTAGAGCGGGCGCTCGCCGCGGCGCGCGCCGCCGGCCCGGATGGTCCGGACGCGCCGGTCGCCCGTCTCGACGCGCTGGCCCGCCTGCTGGATTTCCTGGAAAAGATCGGCGGGCGCAGCGCCTATGTGTCTCTGCTGACCGAGTATCCGGCGGCGTTGCAGCGGGTTTTCTCGGTGCTGGGCAATTCGCAGTGGGCCGCGCGCTATCTGATCACGCACCCGCAGTTGCTCGATGAACTGCTCGACGACGACGCCATCAATGCGCCGTTCGACTGGGCGGCCTTCACTGCGGGGCTGCGCGTGCGGCTGGCCGCCAGCGACGGCGTCGAACAGCAGATGGATCAGATCCGCCATGCGCAGCATGCCGAGGTGTTCCGCATCCTGCTGCGCGATCTCGCCGGCCACCTGCCGGTGGAAACGATCAGCGACCGGCTGTCCGAACTGGCCGACGCGGTGCTGGGCGTGACGCTGGAGACGGTCTGGCGGGCGCTGCCGAACCGCCCGGCGTGCGACGGCGATCAGCCCCGGTTCGCGATCATCGCGTACGGCAAGCTCGGCGGCAAGGAACTGGGCTACGCGTCCGATCTCGACCTGATCTTCCTTTACGACAATCCGCACGCAAGCGACGACGGCGCGGAAACCTATGCGAAGCTGGCGCGGCGTCTCGTCAGCTGGTTGACGACGGCCACCGGTGCCGGGCTGTTGTACGACATCGACCTGCGCTTGCGTCCGAACGGCTCGTCGGGCTTGCTGGTCACGCCGCTGGAAGCGTTCCGGCAATACCAGTTGGGTTCGGGCGTGCAGGCGAACACGGCGTGGGTCTGGGAACACCAGGCGATCACGCGCGCGCGCTTTTGCGCGGGCGACGCGCGCATCGGCGCGGCCTTCGAGACGATTCGCGCGGCGGTCATCGCCAGCGTGCGCGCGCCCGACGTGCTGGCCGCCGAGATCGTGGCGATGCGGGAGCGCAGCCGCGAAGGGCATCCGAACCGGAGCGCGCTGTTCGATATCAAGCATGATCGCGGCGGCATGGTCGATATCGAGTTCATCGTCCAGTATCTGGTACTCGCGCACGCCGCGCAGCATCCGGTGCTGGTGCGCAATACGGGCAACATCAGCCTGTTGAACGCCTGCGCGGCGCTGGAAATCGTCACCGCGGCCGAGGCGGAGGCGGTGGGCGGCGCCTATCGGCGCTACCGCGCCCTGCAGCACCGGTTGCGCCTGGACGGCGCGGCCGAGGCGCGCGTGCCCGCGGACGGCGTCGCGCGCGAGCGGCAGGCGGTGCTGGCGTTCTGGGACCGGACATTCGCGCTGCCGGCCGCGCGAGGCACGCCTGGCGCGGCCGGCACGCGCAGCGGCCCCGGGGCGCCGCCAGGCGACTAG